Proteins from one Paenibacillus sp. J23TS9 genomic window:
- a CDS encoding TetR/AcrR family transcriptional regulator: MQTLKEDVRQSILRAALNEFKSHDYTGASMRRISASAGITTGNIYRYFTNKEELFEALVGPVYEKIVAYILDLKKELDRSYNGEDKGLKYLNMVEDTIVALFLEYSAELTILLNRSAGSKYDQVKEHMVGLIVTILEDVFTSGPQNAAELKDSERQSARMLAGTVVEGVSLILRENEDGETVKRLVNEFVYLYHLGMGCRRPN, from the coding sequence ATGCAAACATTGAAAGAAGATGTCCGTCAAAGTATTCTTCGGGCTGCCCTGAACGAATTCAAATCCCATGATTATACCGGCGCCTCCATGCGCCGTATTTCGGCATCTGCGGGAATCACGACCGGCAATATCTACCGTTATTTTACGAATAAGGAAGAGCTGTTCGAGGCGTTGGTAGGTCCGGTATACGAAAAGATTGTTGCCTATATCCTCGATTTGAAAAAGGAGCTGGACCGCAGCTATAACGGCGAGGACAAGGGCTTGAAGTACCTGAATATGGTGGAGGATACGATTGTCGCATTATTCTTGGAGTACAGTGCGGAGCTGACCATTTTGCTGAACCGGAGTGCAGGCTCAAAATACGACCAGGTGAAAGAGCATATGGTAGGACTGATCGTAACGATCCTGGAGGATGTATTTACGTCGGGCCCTCAAAATGCCGCAGAGCTTAAAGATTCCGAGCGTCAAAGTGCACGGATGCTTGCGGGAACCGTGGTGGAGGGCGTTAGCCTGATCCTGAGAGAGAATGAGGATGGGGAGACCGTAAAAAGGCTCGTGAATGAGTTTGTGTATCTGTATCATTTGGGCATGGGATGCCGGCGTCCCAACTAG